CCGCCGTTGCCAAAAATATCGAACAGCAAATTCGGGAAAAACTGGATAAAGGTGCAGTGGTTTCCGCTAACTCAGTGGCTCATCCCAGCGACATTATGGAAGAAGACGATACAGATGAAGAATTACTAGACGACGAGTAATTAAAATCGGTAAAAAGCGGGAAAATTTCCCGCTTTCTCTTTTTTCTCCCACCGACAGTCCCTTCCGATCAGTTTTGTCCGACGGAACTTTGGCGGTTACTCAGAAAGCGATCTAAAATTTCCGATCGCTCCGATGCGCTTAAACTAGTTAAAGAAGTAGGCGAAGTCGGGCCTTCGAGACCTGGTTTTTGCCTCATCTCTAAAAAAGAATCATCTGGTCGATTAGCGATCGATCCCTCTTCCAAAGAAGTTACCTCTTGTCCGGTTGTACTTAAAGAAACGCGGTTTGTAATCTGATTGATTTGGGCTAGTAAATCAGGGGATAATGGTTCCAAATTTCGGGAAGTTTGACCGACGAAAAAAGAAATAGCCACGCTTCCCAAGCGAATTAAATCTCCATCATTAAGCAGTACCCTTTGGTAAACAGGTTCTCCATTGACAAAAGAACCATTCGTACTATTTAAGTCAATTAAATAGAAACCTTCGTTAGTCACGTATTGAATAGCAGCGTGGCGACGAGACATCCATTGGTCTCGCAGGCATAGAGCAATCCGGCGATCGCGACCAATAATCCAGATTTTCTGAGGCTGGTGCAATCGCTGAGTTTGACCGTTAACTAAATTGGTAATTAGATAAGCTTGTTGCCCCTGTACCACGCCTTGTACGTAAAGTGGCGCTTTACTGCACGCAGAGGGAAGATTTGAGTTCTCTAATTGGAGAATCTCATCTAGTAAACTGCGATTATGTTCGTAAAGCTTCAGAAATACCTGGTATAAACCAAGGCGATTTTCCAGTTCCATACCTTCAGGCGTCTCCAGAAGAAATAATGTGTATGGCGTTGATAAACTGGCGTAATTGGTCATAGACCAAACATTAAATCATAAAACTACTCTTGCAAAATAGAGCAGTTAATGGTAATGGAAAAAGATAGGTTTTTTTCATAAAGCTTTTTTTAAGTGACTTGTAGTTACTCTCAAGACAGAGACTTAAGTCACTAAATTAAGCATCTCCCGATCCTTAACAG
This DNA window, taken from Leptolyngbyaceae cyanobacterium, encodes the following:
- a CDS encoding FHA domain-containing protein translates to MTNYASLSTPYTLFLLETPEGMELENRLGLYQVFLKLYEHNRSLLDEILQLENSNLPSACSKAPLYVQGVVQGQQAYLITNLVNGQTQRLHQPQKIWIIGRDRRIALCLRDQWMSRRHAAIQYVTNEGFYLIDLNSTNGSFVNGEPVYQRVLLNDGDLIRLGSVAISFFVGQTSRNLEPLSPDLLAQINQITNRVSLSTTGQEVTSLEEGSIANRPDDSFLEMRQKPGLEGPTSPTSLTSLSASERSEILDRFLSNRQSSVGQN